CAACAGCGAATCGATGGCGAAACCCGGCAAGTATTTCAGCAACAATGTGCTGGGGACGGTCAACCTGTTGGAGGCCATGACCGCCGCCGGGGTGCGGACGCTGGTCTTCTCCTCGACCTGCGGCGTCTATGGCACGCCCGACCGCATGCCGATCGACGAGACGGCGTCGCTGCGCCCAGAAAGCCCCTATGCCGCCTCGAAGATGATGGCCGAACAGGCGATTGGCTGGTATGGCCGGCTGAAGGGCCTGCATTCCGTCGCCCTCCGCTATTTCAATGCCGCCGGCGCCAGTCTCGACGCCCGCATCGGCAACGCCCACCGCCCCGCCACCCAACTGCTGGCGGTGCTGATGGAGCATGCCCTGGGCCAGCGGGCTGAGTTCGTGATCAATGGCGATGATTATCCCACGCCTGACGGCGCCTGCATCCGCGACTACATCCATGTCGAAGATCTGGCAACCGCCCACATCCTCGCCCTTCGCTACCTGTGGGACGGCGGCGAGAGCACGGCCCTCAATCTGGGCACCGGCCGGGGAACCAGCAACAAAGAAATGGTGAACATGGTGGCCGCGGTCACAGGCCGGCCGCTCAACATCAGGGTCGGCCCGCGCCGGCCAGGCGACCTGACCGCGAGCTGGGCCGATAACACGCGCGCCCGCCAGGTGTTGGGCTGGACCCCTCGCTACGGCCTGACCGAGATCGTCGAGTCGGCCTGGGGCTGGCATCGCACCCATCCCTTCGGCTATATCGAAGCCTGAGCCGTGATCTTCCACAACCATCGCCCCATCCCCTACTACACCTTCGCCAGCTTCGACGCCCAACCGCGGCTGCGACACGCCGTGCTCACGCGCCTGGGTGGGGTCAGCCCGGCGCCGTGGGATAGCCTCAATTTGGGCTGGACGGTGGGGGATGACCGCGAGCAGGTGGAGGCCAATTACCAACGCTGGTCGCAGGCGTTCGGCCTGGTCCGTGAAGAACTCACCACCACCTGGCAAGTGCACGGCAACCGCATCGTGGTGGCGGATGAAGGGAACCGCCACGGCAGCCTGGGCCAGGCCGACGGGCTGATCACCCGCACGCCCGGTCTGGCCATCACCCAGCGTTTCGCCGACTGCACGCCGATCCTGCTCTACGACTCGGCCCGGCATGCCTGCGGCATCGCCCATGCCGGCTGGCAGGGTACGGCGGTGCGCTGCGCCGAGGCGGCCGTGCAGGCCATGCAGGCCCAGTTCGGCAGCCAGCCCGCCGATCTTCTGGCCGGGATCGGCCCCGCCATCGGCCCCTGCTGCTACGAGGTCGGCCCCGAGGTCGCCGCCGCCATCCGCACCAGCCATCATCGGCCCGACCTGCTGCTCAGACCCGGCCGCCGACCCGACAGCCACTTTCTCGATCTGTGGCAGGCCAATGCCCAACAGCTGGCCGATGCCGGCGTCCGGCGGATCGAGATCGGCGGTCTGTGCACCGCCTGCCACCGCGACATCTTCTTCTCGCACCGGGCCGACAAAGGCCAATCCGGGCGCTTTGGCGCTTTTGTGATGTTGGAAGAGTAGGTGCGTTAAGTGCGACGCACTTTGGAAGTGCGTCGCACTTTCACCCCGCAGGTGCGACGCACGTTGGAAGTGCGTCGCACCTTACCTTCACCGCCCCCATGCCCCCCATCGCCGCCAACCTGCAACACATCCGCCAGCGCATCGCCGCTGCTGCTGAGCGCGCCGGTCGCGACCCGGCCGGGGTGGCGCTGGTGGCG
Above is a genomic segment from Caldilineales bacterium containing:
- the galE gene encoding UDP-glucose 4-epimerase GalE; translation: MPEQILVTGGCGYIGSHTVRELQRQNFEVIVFDNLEHGYRAAVEDAAIVVGDLRRPEDVSAVFARFPHLAGVVHFAAYIDNSESMAKPGKYFSNNVLGTVNLLEAMTAAGVRTLVFSSTCGVYGTPDRMPIDETASLRPESPYAASKMMAEQAIGWYGRLKGLHSVALRYFNAAGASLDARIGNAHRPATQLLAVLMEHALGQRAEFVINGDDYPTPDGACIRDYIHVEDLATAHILALRYLWDGGESTALNLGTGRGTSNKEMVNMVAAVTGRPLNIRVGPRRPGDLTASWADNTRARQVLGWTPRYGLTEIVESAWGWHRTHPFGYIEA
- the pgeF gene encoding peptidoglycan editing factor PgeF; this translates as MIFHNHRPIPYYTFASFDAQPRLRHAVLTRLGGVSPAPWDSLNLGWTVGDDREQVEANYQRWSQAFGLVREELTTTWQVHGNRIVVADEGNRHGSLGQADGLITRTPGLAITQRFADCTPILLYDSARHACGIAHAGWQGTAVRCAEAAVQAMQAQFGSQPADLLAGIGPAIGPCCYEVGPEVAAAIRTSHHRPDLLLRPGRRPDSHFLDLWQANAQQLADAGVRRIEIGGLCTACHRDIFFSHRADKGQSGRFGAFVMLEE